The proteins below come from a single Danio aesculapii chromosome 23, fDanAes4.1, whole genome shotgun sequence genomic window:
- the LOC130216989 gene encoding uncharacterized protein C1orf87 homolog, which translates to MEQEMTSLDPSGSGLLHQSDLMFLLLRLKVPVKLSTLACVFRRSSDNTDPLQVHYKELLKFIQRAAQDDKQPNAEAETWNALGANTDLESVSVWSEDAETGETWLQRFQKMEMALRMCDTKNTGYVDRDQAKRLILNYSLIFDLNLSPVKVSEVMRSTQREGKVHLASALQLLKER; encoded by the exons ATGGAGCAGGAAATGACATCACTGGACCCATCGGGATCAGGACTCCTCCATCAGTCAGACCTGATGTTTCTGCTGCTGAGACTGAAGGTCCCGGTGAAGCTCAGCACACTGGCCTGTGTGTTCAGAAGATCCAGTGACAACACTGATCCGCTGCAG GTGCACTATAAAGAACTGCTGAAGTTCATCCAGAGAGCAGCACAAGATGACAAACAGCCAAATGCTGAG GCAGAGACCTGGAATGCATTGGGGGCAAATACTGACCTGGAATCAGTGAGTGTCTGGAGTGAGGATGCAGAAACTGGAGAAACGTGGCTTCAGCGGTTCCAGAAGATGGAGATGGCTTTACGAATGTGTGACACTAAAAACACAG GTTATGTGGACAGAGATCAAGCCAAACGTCTGATACTGAACTACAGCCTCATCTTTGATCTGAATCTGAGTCCTGTGAAGGTCAGCGAAGTCATGCGTAGCACTCAGAGAGAGGGCAAGGTTCACCTCGCCTCAGCTCTGCAGCTGCTGAAGGAGCGATGA